A section of the Leptospira kobayashii genome encodes:
- a CDS encoding 2Fe-2S iron-sulfur cluster-binding protein, producing MVKIKIDGVEFEVDEKKNLIDAAKEVGVDIPYFCYHPALSVVGMCRMCLIEIEGVPRLQAACNTPVKENMGIITKSDRVKEARAGTMEFLLANHPLDCPVCDKAGECRLQDNAFGSGQGHSRFEFQKRNVPQEEIGSNLIINHNRCIVCYRCVRFEEEKVGESNLGLFERGNDSLIGLANNEPINHNFQGALADICPVGALLNNKTLFKSRVWWYKSHSSVCHGCSTGCNVTTNVRDNKMYRYMVKENHEKNMFFLCDKGRFDLDWMNENRLFSYMENGTPSTSINVIPKIANALRSTNGVAVIGGAHESNENLARIKSALTELSKELSKPIQFEVRVTEPQYKETEQVDFLLTKDYHPNTRGALDLEISTPQGLTGIVSDILSGAIDLVFVLKEEIPSSILGKATIVQLDTNITSSAKAANFAAPIKLFADEAGSFTNKNGLKQDFEKSMEAPKGLPSSAEFFEKVLSEIRKKEEALLGNR from the coding sequence TTGGTAAAAATAAAGATCGATGGCGTCGAATTTGAAGTCGACGAAAAGAAAAACCTAATTGATGCCGCAAAAGAAGTCGGCGTAGATATCCCTTATTTTTGTTATCATCCCGCTCTATCCGTCGTTGGTATGTGCCGTATGTGTTTGATTGAGATTGAAGGTGTTCCTCGTCTCCAAGCCGCTTGTAATACTCCCGTAAAAGAAAATATGGGAATCATCACGAAGTCGGATCGTGTGAAAGAAGCTCGCGCCGGCACCATGGAATTTCTTCTCGCAAATCACCCGTTAGACTGTCCTGTCTGCGATAAAGCGGGAGAATGTCGTTTGCAAGACAATGCGTTCGGTTCCGGCCAAGGCCATTCCCGTTTTGAATTTCAAAAACGAAATGTTCCTCAGGAAGAGATCGGAAGTAATCTCATCATCAATCACAATCGTTGCATCGTTTGTTACAGATGCGTTCGTTTTGAAGAAGAAAAAGTCGGAGAATCCAACCTCGGTTTGTTTGAAAGAGGAAATGATTCTTTGATAGGTCTTGCCAATAACGAGCCGATCAATCACAACTTTCAAGGTGCACTTGCCGATATTTGTCCCGTAGGCGCACTACTCAATAATAAGACTTTATTCAAATCCAGAGTATGGTGGTACAAATCCCATTCTTCCGTATGCCACGGATGTTCCACCGGTTGTAATGTAACAACGAATGTACGAGACAATAAAATGTATCGTTATATGGTGAAGGAAAATCATGAAAAAAACATGTTCTTTCTTTGCGATAAAGGTCGTTTTGATTTGGATTGGATGAATGAAAACAGATTGTTTTCCTATATGGAAAACGGAACTCCATCCACTTCTATCAATGTGATTCCAAAAATTGCAAATGCACTGCGTTCTACTAACGGGGTTGCAGTGATCGGTGGAGCCCATGAATCCAACGAAAATCTTGCTCGTATTAAATCCGCTCTCACCGAACTTTCAAAGGAATTGAGTAAACCGATTCAATTTGAAGTGAGAGTAACGGAACCTCAGTACAAAGAAACCGAACAAGTTGACTTTTTGTTAACCAAAGATTATCATCCGAATACAAGAGGGGCTTTGGATTTGGAAATTTCCACTCCTCAAGGTCTTACCGGAATCGTTTCCGATATTTTATCCGGTGCCATTGACTTGGTATTCGTTTTGAAAGAAGAAATACCTTCGTCTATTTTAGGTAAGGCGACGATCGTTCAACTGGATACGAATATCACTTCCTCCGCAAAGGCGGCAAACTTCGCCGCTCCGATCAAACTTTTTGCGGACGAAGCGGGAAGTTTCACAAATAAAAATGGTTTGAAACAGGATTTCGAAAAATCCATGGAAGCTCCGAAAGGGCTTCCGTCTTCAGCGGAATTTTTCGAGAAAGTTTTATCTGAAATTCGTAAGAAAGAGGAGGCACTCCTTGGCAACCGTTAA
- a CDS encoding response regulator transcription factor, whose product MKKVYKVLLAEDDDSSAKLLIHTLERYNFQVVHVTDGMAGLTKIRSQTFDLVISDIMMPYLDGLSFVEKGKDYLKTTPVIMLTSVGEKDQIVRAAQSRVSAYLLKPVTTGSLMEKIQSVLMLGPEMIIDKKTIPFMIKISELSISEILIELTGVPSRKANDEIYEKFHHYLAGRSSFTNLRININTDFFYETSALQVLDDLIGKIVKSTNIRTNSVFIDSDYFAETVIDLAKYSYLHATNIISK is encoded by the coding sequence ATGAAAAAGGTTTATAAAGTTCTACTTGCCGAAGACGATGATAGTTCCGCAAAATTACTCATTCATACCTTGGAAAGATACAATTTCCAAGTGGTCCATGTAACAGATGGCATGGCGGGACTTACCAAGATCCGCAGCCAGACATTCGATTTGGTGATCAGCGATATTATGATGCCTTATTTGGACGGGTTATCTTTTGTTGAAAAGGGAAAAGATTATTTAAAAACCACTCCTGTGATTATGCTTACCTCCGTTGGGGAAAAAGATCAAATTGTTCGTGCGGCACAAAGTAGAGTGAGTGCCTATCTTCTAAAACCTGTCACAACCGGGTCTCTTATGGAAAAAATTCAATCCGTTCTGATGCTTGGACCGGAGATGATCATAGACAAAAAGACGATTCCTTTCATGATCAAGATCTCCGAATTATCCATATCGGAAATTCTGATCGAGCTGACCGGAGTTCCTTCCAGAAAAGCAAATGATGAAATTTATGAAAAATTCCATCATTATCTGGCAGGCAGAAGTAGTTTTACTAATTTGAGAATCAATATCAATACGGACTTTTTTTATGAAACCTCAGCTCTGCAAGTTTTGGATGATCTGATCGGAAAAATAGTAAAAAGCACAAACATTCGAACCAATTCCGTGTTCATCGATTCGGATTATTTTGCGGAAACGGTAATCGATCTGGCAAAATACTCCTACTTACATGCAACCAACATTATTTCCAAATGA
- the aroC gene encoding chorismate synthase gives MPSTWGKIFKVSTYGESHGVSVGVVVEGVPAGLPFPEEEIQKDLTRRRPGQNDLTTPRDEEDRVVVESGVFQGKTTGSPILLKVNNKNTIGSDYDEMAHVFRPSHADYTYSEKYGHRAHVGGGRSSVRETIGRVAAAGLARVILERELGIQTVAWVDSVGEIDSLISESEYPVSRDFVDQFPTRCPKKTTNDEMEALIRKLRDEGDSVGGTVKAIVRNLPPGLGDPVYDKLDADLAKALLSISACKGFEVGSGFGGTRQTGSIHNDEFYIEEKTGKVKTRTNNSGGIQGGISNGMDLVIRAAFKPTSTIKKEQKTVDDKNKETILKAKGRHDPCVLPRAIPIVEAVINLVLVDAYFYQRALQPKWFLKYANLDSIPNQ, from the coding sequence ATGCCTTCCACTTGGGGAAAGATTTTTAAAGTATCCACTTATGGAGAATCTCACGGTGTTTCCGTCGGAGTTGTTGTAGAGGGAGTGCCTGCCGGTCTTCCTTTTCCGGAAGAAGAGATTCAAAAAGATTTAACACGCAGAAGACCGGGTCAAAACGACCTTACGACTCCTCGTGATGAAGAAGACAGAGTTGTCGTGGAATCCGGGGTTTTTCAGGGAAAAACGACAGGAAGCCCGATTCTCTTAAAAGTTAATAATAAAAATACAATCGGTAGTGATTACGATGAAATGGCTCATGTCTTTCGACCGTCTCACGCGGATTATACGTATTCCGAAAAATACGGCCATCGTGCCCATGTAGGCGGAGGAAGGTCTTCCGTTCGGGAAACCATCGGACGGGTTGCAGCGGCCGGACTTGCGAGGGTGATCCTGGAACGCGAACTTGGAATTCAAACGGTAGCTTGGGTGGATTCCGTTGGAGAAATCGACTCGCTGATTTCAGAATCGGAATATCCGGTTTCGCGCGATTTCGTTGATCAATTTCCAACCCGGTGTCCTAAAAAAACAACCAATGACGAGATGGAAGCTCTGATCCGTAAATTGAGAGACGAAGGGGATTCCGTCGGTGGAACAGTTAAGGCGATTGTTAGAAATCTTCCCCCCGGTCTCGGTGATCCCGTTTATGATAAGTTAGATGCCGATTTGGCAAAAGCCTTATTGTCCATATCCGCTTGCAAAGGTTTTGAAGTCGGATCCGGGTTCGGAGGAACCCGCCAAACCGGAAGCATTCATAATGATGAATTTTATATAGAAGAAAAAACCGGTAAGGTCAAAACCAGAACCAATAATTCCGGAGGTATCCAAGGTGGTATTTCCAACGGAATGGATCTTGTTATACGGGCAGCTTTCAAGCCTACTTCTACAATTAAAAAAGAACAGAAAACTGTTGACGATAAAAACAAAGAGACTATCTTAAAAGCGAAGGGCAGACACGACCCTTGCGTACTTCCCCGAGCCATACCGATTGTTGAAGCCGTCATTAATTTAGTGTTAGTGGATGCTTATTTTTATCAGCGAGCATTGCAACCTAAGTGGTTTTTAAAATATGCAAATTTAGATTCTATCCCAAATCAGTAA